From Sphingomonas nostoxanthinifaciens, a single genomic window includes:
- a CDS encoding TonB-dependent receptor, giving the protein MKNIAITALASASLLAGATAARAQQSAASANAQQSSTDTSAVAEIVVTAQRRQERVATVPISITVANQAQLERQQVNTVNDLSRISPSLEISGAPGQNTGGGGAIRGIGTQTFSAGAVASVGIVVDQVSQGNANIGDLFDVSRIEVLKGPQGTLFGLTTSAGVINITTNAPDPTRFSARVHSELSDAGTAGSKYGDQIVQGVVNMPLSEDAAIRVSGLLNRRQGVDRNATTGDLNDNNRYGFRARLLWRPSSDLTVNLIGDYTHQYFNNGGDFFTFVKTGGPGPFLGGAGVDPVGLTARLASCGVTPGVGNRDYCTSQTFADRSKNYGASVQVDYDAGPFDLTSITAYRRNVDQGFGAATNVFRADPFELQVQNLAVDRRLRLFTQELRLTSPSNQTFEYTIGAFYSNQRERRAPEGLTVRLQPVPGFIIPIQTSLGANDTITDQSLAIFGQGTLHVTPKLRLIAGGRFTGEDLTLDRYNLDIGTTNNYQHEGLSTERISYRFGAQYDLMRNTMAYATASRGYKGGQIATPSLPLAPYVVRPEVPMDYEVGVKSTLFGGWVLDINAYYTKVQGYQAQQCTVVATTGVINCLTSNIDGVKTRGGEVNLFGRVFQGLSVNTGFIYTKATYPTSFIGTDGTNIGGSQLAYAPKYKFTFSGEYEHPITDRFKGFIAADAVWKSRVRYEANQIRDTTYLPHWVMGGRLGARTADDRFALAVFARNLFNVHEPLLMQSSLPYNGADNVGAIYGPSSFRQVGLSVDAKF; this is encoded by the coding sequence ATGAAAAACATAGCCATCACCGCTCTCGCCTCCGCCAGCCTGCTGGCGGGCGCGACCGCCGCGCGCGCGCAGCAAAGCGCCGCGTCCGCCAATGCCCAGCAAAGCAGCACCGATACTTCCGCAGTTGCCGAGATCGTCGTCACCGCGCAGCGACGGCAGGAGCGCGTAGCGACCGTGCCGATCTCGATCACCGTCGCCAATCAGGCGCAGCTCGAACGGCAGCAGGTCAACACCGTCAACGATCTCAGCCGTATCTCTCCCTCGCTCGAAATCTCGGGCGCACCGGGGCAGAATACGGGCGGCGGCGGCGCGATCCGCGGCATCGGCACGCAGACGTTCTCGGCCGGCGCGGTCGCCTCGGTCGGCATCGTCGTCGATCAGGTGAGCCAGGGCAACGCCAATATCGGCGACCTGTTCGACGTGTCGCGGATCGAGGTGCTCAAGGGCCCGCAGGGCACCTTGTTCGGCTTGACCACCTCGGCCGGCGTCATCAACATCACCACCAACGCCCCCGACCCCACCCGCTTCAGCGCGCGCGTGCACAGCGAATTGTCCGACGCGGGCACCGCCGGCTCCAAATATGGCGACCAGATCGTGCAGGGCGTCGTCAACATGCCGCTGAGCGAGGATGCCGCCATCCGCGTGTCCGGCCTGCTCAATCGCCGCCAGGGCGTCGATCGCAACGCCACCACGGGCGATCTCAACGACAATAACCGCTACGGCTTCCGCGCGCGGCTATTGTGGCGGCCGTCGAGCGACCTGACGGTCAACCTGATCGGCGACTATACCCACCAATATTTCAATAATGGCGGCGACTTCTTCACCTTCGTCAAGACTGGCGGCCCCGGCCCCTTCCTCGGCGGCGCGGGCGTCGATCCGGTTGGTCTGACCGCACGGCTGGCAAGCTGCGGCGTGACGCCCGGCGTCGGCAATCGTGACTATTGCACCAGCCAGACCTTCGCCGATCGCAGCAAGAATTACGGCGCATCGGTGCAGGTCGACTATGACGCCGGGCCGTTCGACCTGACCTCGATCACCGCCTATCGACGCAACGTCGATCAGGGCTTCGGTGCGGCGACCAACGTGTTCCGCGCCGATCCGTTCGAGCTGCAGGTGCAGAACCTTGCCGTCGACCGCCGCCTGCGCCTGTTCACGCAGGAATTGCGGCTCACGTCGCCAAGCAACCAGACGTTCGAATATACGATCGGCGCCTTCTACTCGAACCAGCGCGAGCGGCGCGCGCCCGAAGGGCTGACGGTGCGGCTGCAGCCGGTGCCGGGATTCATCATCCCGATCCAGACGTCGCTCGGTGCGAACGACACGATCACCGACCAGTCGCTCGCAATCTTCGGCCAGGGCACGTTGCATGTGACGCCCAAATTGCGCCTGATCGCCGGCGGCCGCTTCACCGGCGAGGATCTGACGCTCGATCGCTACAATCTCGATATCGGCACCACCAACAACTACCAGCATGAGGGGCTGAGCACCGAGCGCATCTCGTATCGCTTCGGCGCGCAATACGATCTCATGCGCAACACCATGGCCTATGCGACCGCCTCGCGCGGCTACAAGGGCGGACAGATCGCGACGCCATCGCTTCCCCTCGCACCTTATGTGGTGAGGCCGGAAGTGCCGATGGATTATGAGGTCGGCGTCAAGAGCACGTTGTTCGGTGGCTGGGTGCTCGACATCAACGCTTATTATACCAAGGTGCAGGGCTATCAGGCACAGCAGTGCACGGTGGTCGCGACCACCGGCGTCATCAACTGCCTGACTTCCAACATCGACGGCGTGAAGACGCGCGGCGGCGAGGTCAATCTGTTCGGTCGTGTGTTCCAGGGCCTGTCGGTGAATACCGGCTTCATCTACACCAAGGCGACCTACCCGACCAGCTTCATCGGCACCGACGGCACCAACATCGGCGGCAGCCAGCTCGCTTATGCGCCCAAGTACAAGTTCACCTTCTCGGGCGAATATGAGCATCCGATCACCGATCGGTTCAAGGGCTTCATCGCCGCCGACGCGGTGTGGAAGTCGCGCGTCCGCTACGAGGCGAACCAGATCAGGGACACCACTTACCTGCCGCACTGGGTGATGGGCGGCCGGCTGGGCGCACGCACCGCGGACGATCGCTTCGCGCTGGCGGTGTTCGCGCGCAACCTGTTCAACGTCCACGAACCGCTGCTCATGCAGAGCAGCCTGCCTTATAACGGCGCGGATAATGTCGGCGCGATCTACGGGCCATCCTCGTTCCGCCAGGTGGGCCTCAGCGTCGACGCCAAGTTCTGA
- a CDS encoding GlcG/HbpS family heme-binding protein: MRLSVAQAAVTATLAAARAADAAPVAVMVLDTGAHPVAFAREDGASLFRFDIARAKAHGALGMGTDTRAIAARAADNPAFFTSVTIATGGALALSPGGILIHDRDGALVGAIGVSGDRPDIDEACAKAGAAAYQQGDS, encoded by the coding sequence ATGAGGCTTTCGGTTGCGCAGGCGGCGGTGACGGCGACGCTCGCGGCGGCGCGCGCTGCCGACGCCGCGCCGGTGGCCGTCATGGTGCTGGACACGGGCGCGCATCCCGTCGCCTTCGCGCGCGAGGACGGCGCCAGCCTGTTCCGTTTCGATATTGCCCGCGCCAAGGCGCATGGCGCGCTGGGCATGGGCACCGATACGCGCGCAATCGCCGCGCGCGCCGCCGACAATCCGGCCTTCTTCACGAGCGTCACGATCGCGACCGGCGGGGCACTCGCGCTCTCGCCCGGCGGCATCCTGATCCACGATCGCGACGGCGCGCTCGTCGGCGCGATCGGGGTGAGCGGCGACCGGCCCGACATCGACGAAGCCTGCGCCAAGGCGGGCGCAGCCGCATATCAGCAGGGAGACAGCTAG
- a CDS encoding bifunctional 3-(3-hydroxy-phenyl)propionate/3-hydroxycinnamic acid hydroxylase: protein MDVQPEFDVAVVGCGPVGALAANLAAEAGLSVLVIDREADPHPLPRAVHLDHEMMRLFQTVGLVDAIEPGMRETEGHLHVGADHGVIRYMGTAGRPKPFGWANDYFFYQPELEDRLRDGIARYANATLRLGTELTGFDQDADCVTLRFGGGGSARARWLIACDGASSGVRKALDIPLEDLQFEEPWLVVDVEVEGAVRFPDLWNVPSEADLQQLSVMMCDPARPTTIVPGRGNVRRWEFMLLPGEDDAAMMQPEAVARLLAPYLDGVPHTILRAATYRFHGLIVERWRQGRVFMAGDAAHQTPPFFGQGMCHGMRDVSNLIWKLALVVRGLAAPRLLDSYGVERDPHVRSVVTAAIEAGRYICELDPERAAVRDAAMRMRARAGATGTAADLIPAYRDGVVAAETPGAGERFVQPWVEAGGRQRLLDDVTGGGWRLFVADDARKADFARVRAALAPLDVAVIEVATVRDDGTLARWLSERDVRAVLVRPDAYVFGTARDDLAALIESARTVLHLCPQREPVA from the coding sequence TTGGACGTGCAGCCCGAATTCGACGTGGCGGTGGTCGGTTGTGGGCCGGTCGGCGCGCTGGCGGCAAACCTTGCCGCCGAAGCCGGTTTGTCGGTGCTGGTGATCGACCGCGAAGCCGATCCCCATCCCCTGCCCCGCGCCGTGCATCTCGATCATGAGATGATGCGCCTGTTCCAGACGGTGGGATTGGTCGACGCGATCGAGCCGGGGATGCGCGAAACCGAGGGCCACCTGCATGTCGGCGCCGATCATGGCGTGATCCGCTACATGGGCACGGCCGGGCGCCCCAAGCCGTTTGGCTGGGCCAACGATTACTTCTTCTATCAGCCCGAGCTCGAGGATCGGCTGCGCGACGGTATCGCGCGCTACGCCAACGCCACGCTGCGGCTGGGCACCGAACTGACCGGCTTCGATCAGGATGCGGATTGCGTCACCCTGCGCTTTGGGGGCGGCGGAAGCGCGCGGGCGCGCTGGCTGATCGCATGCGACGGGGCAAGCAGCGGCGTGCGCAAAGCGCTCGATATCCCGCTCGAGGATCTCCAGTTCGAGGAGCCGTGGCTGGTTGTCGACGTCGAGGTCGAAGGCGCGGTTCGCTTCCCCGATCTGTGGAACGTGCCGTCCGAAGCCGATCTGCAGCAGCTTTCGGTGATGATGTGCGATCCCGCGCGCCCGACGACGATCGTGCCGGGGCGCGGCAACGTCCGTCGGTGGGAGTTCATGCTGCTGCCGGGCGAGGACGATGCGGCGATGATGCAGCCGGAGGCGGTCGCGCGGCTGCTCGCGCCCTATCTCGACGGCGTTCCGCACACCATTCTGCGCGCGGCGACCTATCGCTTTCACGGCCTGATCGTCGAGCGGTGGCGGCAGGGCCGCGTGTTCATGGCCGGCGACGCCGCGCACCAGACGCCGCCCTTCTTCGGCCAGGGCATGTGCCATGGCATGCGCGATGTCTCGAACCTGATCTGGAAGCTGGCGCTGGTCGTGCGGGGGCTCGCTGCACCCAGGCTGCTCGACAGCTACGGCGTCGAGCGCGATCCGCATGTCCGCAGCGTCGTCACCGCGGCGATCGAGGCGGGGCGGTATATCTGCGAACTCGATCCGGAACGCGCCGCCGTGCGCGACGCGGCGATGCGCATGCGGGCTCGCGCCGGCGCAACCGGCACAGCGGCCGACCTCATCCCCGCCTATCGCGACGGTGTCGTCGCGGCCGAGACACCCGGCGCGGGCGAGCGCTTCGTGCAGCCATGGGTCGAGGCCGGCGGCAGGCAGCGGCTGTTGGATGACGTGACGGGCGGCGGATGGCGTCTGTTTGTTGCCGATGATGCGCGGAAAGCAGATTTCGCGCGCGTCCGTGCGGCGCTGGCACCGCTCGATGTTGCCGTGATCGAGGTCGCGACGGTGCGCGACGACGGAACCCTGGCCCGCTGGCTGTCCGAACGCGACGTCCGCGCGGTGCTGGTGCGGCCCGACGCCTATGTATTCGGCACGGCCCGCGACGATCTCGCCGCGCTGATCGAAAGCGCGCGTACGGTGCTGCATCTCTGCCCGCAGCGGGAGCCGGTCGCATGA
- a CDS encoding fumarylacetoacetate hydrolase family protein codes for MAYVSFRRRDGAASYGRVEGDQVIDLGAEPGAPADLKAALADGMLATLGGATRLPLADILLLPVIPNPAKILCVGHNYESHRQETGRAKVDHPSIFTRFADTLVADGQPILRPPVSTNLDYEGELAVVIGRGGRAIAEADALDHVAGYACFNDASIRDWQWHTSQFTPGKNFPGTGALGPQLVTPHEAGDLADVHVVTRLNGAIVQDQPIRDMIFPIAKIIAYVSAFTPLLPGDVIATGTPGGVGAKRQPPLWMKDGDRVEIAIGPVGTLRNHVLDEQRLH; via the coding sequence GTGGCTTACGTGAGTTTCCGACGCCGCGACGGCGCCGCAAGCTACGGTCGCGTCGAGGGCGATCAGGTGATCGACCTCGGTGCCGAGCCGGGCGCGCCGGCCGATCTGAAGGCCGCGCTCGCCGACGGCATGCTGGCGACCCTCGGCGGCGCGACCCGGCTGCCGCTGGCGGACATCCTGCTGCTGCCGGTGATCCCCAATCCAGCGAAGATCCTGTGCGTCGGCCACAATTACGAGAGCCACCGCCAGGAGACCGGCCGCGCGAAGGTCGATCATCCGTCGATCTTCACCCGCTTCGCCGACACGCTCGTCGCCGACGGGCAGCCGATCCTGCGGCCGCCGGTCTCGACCAATCTGGATTATGAGGGTGAGCTGGCGGTGGTGATCGGCCGCGGCGGCCGGGCGATCGCGGAGGCCGATGCGCTCGACCATGTCGCCGGCTATGCCTGCTTCAACGATGCCAGCATCCGCGACTGGCAGTGGCATACGAGCCAGTTCACCCCCGGCAAGAACTTCCCCGGCACCGGCGCGCTCGGCCCGCAGCTGGTGACGCCGCACGAGGCCGGCGACCTCGCCGACGTCCATGTCGTCACGCGGCTGAACGGCGCGATCGTGCAGGACCAGCCGATCCGCGACATGATCTTCCCGATCGCGAAGATCATCGCCTACGTCTCCGCCTTCACCCCTCTCCTGCCCGGCGACGTCATCGCCACCGGAACGCCGGGCGGGGTCGGCGCCAAGCGCCAGCCGCCGCTCTGGATGAAGGACGGCGACCGCGTCGAGATCGCGATCGGCCCGGTCGGTACGCTTCGGAACCACGTACTGGATGAACAACGGCTCCACTGA
- a CDS encoding family 1 glycosylhydrolase, producing the protein MIDRRTMLAAISAAGATRGLAAPATGGGAFPANFLWGTATAGHQVEGNNVNSDSWLMENVKPTIYTEPSRDACNSFALWQTDLDLVRSMGLNTYRFSLEWARIEPEPGLFSIAMLDHYKAIVAGCRARGLHPMVTFNHFTAPRWFSALGGWTNPEAPKLFGRFCDRAARHLAQDIGHATTLNEPNIMSILSVVLPPPVIAGQNAMLTAAARACGSAKFAAANAMMLEDVPQATINLIAGHKAGGAAIKAVRSDLPVGVSLSMFDDQAAGPGSMRDAMRAKLYGPWLEAVRGDDFLGVQNYERQVWTASGKLPVPKGAEVNYSGAEVYPLSLAGAVRYAHQATGVPIIVTEHGVGTNDDTLRARLIPAALAGLRQAMADGVPVQGYVHWSLVDNFEWVFGYRVHFGLCTLDPVTFRRTPKPSSAILAAIARRNSL; encoded by the coding sequence ATGATCGATCGACGGACGATGCTCGCTGCCATCTCGGCGGCGGGTGCCACGCGCGGGCTCGCCGCTCCGGCCACGGGCGGCGGAGCCTTCCCGGCCAACTTCCTGTGGGGCACCGCGACCGCCGGCCATCAGGTCGAGGGCAACAACGTCAACAGCGACTCCTGGCTGATGGAGAATGTGAAGCCAACCATCTACACCGAGCCGTCGCGCGACGCGTGCAACAGCTTCGCTCTGTGGCAGACCGACCTCGATCTGGTGCGATCGATGGGGCTCAACACCTATCGGTTCAGCCTCGAATGGGCGCGGATCGAGCCGGAGCCCGGCCTGTTCTCGATCGCGATGCTCGATCATTACAAGGCGATCGTCGCGGGCTGCCGCGCGCGCGGCCTGCACCCGATGGTGACGTTCAACCATTTCACCGCGCCGCGCTGGTTCTCCGCACTCGGCGGGTGGACCAATCCCGAGGCGCCGAAGCTGTTCGGCCGCTTCTGCGATCGGGCCGCACGCCATCTGGCGCAGGATATCGGCCACGCGACGACGCTGAACGAGCCCAACATCATGAGCATCCTGTCGGTGGTGTTGCCGCCGCCGGTGATCGCCGGGCAGAATGCGATGCTCACAGCCGCCGCGCGGGCCTGCGGGTCGGCCAAGTTCGCCGCCGCCAATGCGATGATGCTGGAGGACGTGCCCCAGGCGACGATCAACCTGATCGCCGGGCACAAGGCCGGCGGCGCCGCGATCAAGGCGGTCCGCTCGGACCTGCCGGTGGGCGTCAGCCTCTCGATGTTCGACGATCAGGCGGCCGGCCCCGGCAGCATGCGCGATGCAATGCGCGCCAAGCTCTACGGGCCGTGGCTGGAGGCCGTGCGCGGCGACGACTTCCTCGGCGTGCAGAATTACGAGCGGCAGGTTTGGACGGCCTCGGGCAAGCTGCCGGTGCCGAAGGGCGCCGAGGTCAATTATTCGGGTGCGGAGGTCTACCCGCTCTCGCTGGCAGGCGCGGTGCGCTACGCCCATCAGGCGACTGGCGTGCCGATCATCGTCACCGAACATGGCGTCGGCACCAACGACGACACGCTCCGCGCCCGCCTGATCCCCGCCGCACTCGCCGGATTACGGCAGGCGATGGCGGACGGCGTCCCGGTGCAGGGCTATGTCCATTGGTCGCTGGTCGACAATTTCGAATGGGTGTTCGGCTATCGCGTCCACTTCGGGCTGTGCACGCTCGACCCCGTCACCTTCCGCCGCACGCCCAAGCCGAGTTCGGCCATCCTAGCCGCCATCGCCCGGAGGAACAGCCTGTGA
- a CDS encoding alpha/beta hydrolase, which translates to MASQPPDERRAIAAMGRQLGPDMLAAVYALYRGEQDRLAADQPVTAADVAYGDDPRQKLDVYARVEGSAPAPVLLWVHGGGFLRGEKASENHPFNAHVGRWAARNGMVGAVMNYRLAPDNQWPAGGEDVNGAIDWLRAQASDHGGDPARIVLAGTSAGSTHIATALRLRPDPAGVRGAILLSGLYGFTPLDERDTLYYGPASDYPTRRPLAAMVDTALPLLLACAEYDPPRFQEELVSLLAARLARHGTLPATRILSGHNHFSLAYHIGGRDTRLAEAMLAFIADVASDHPKEPLP; encoded by the coding sequence ATGGCGTCGCAGCCACCCGACGAACGGCGCGCGATCGCCGCAATGGGCCGCCAGCTCGGGCCCGACATGCTGGCGGCGGTCTATGCGCTCTATCGCGGCGAGCAGGACAGGCTGGCCGCTGACCAGCCGGTCACTGCGGCTGATGTCGCCTATGGCGACGATCCACGACAGAAGCTCGACGTTTATGCGCGCGTCGAGGGCAGCGCGCCGGCGCCCGTCCTTTTGTGGGTGCATGGCGGCGGCTTTCTGCGCGGCGAGAAAGCGAGCGAGAATCATCCATTCAACGCCCATGTCGGGCGCTGGGCGGCACGCAACGGCATGGTCGGCGCGGTGATGAACTACCGCCTCGCACCCGACAATCAGTGGCCGGCGGGCGGCGAGGACGTGAACGGCGCAATCGACTGGCTGCGCGCACAGGCGTCCGACCATGGCGGCGATCCCGCGCGGATCGTGCTGGCGGGCACGTCGGCGGGGTCGACGCACATTGCGACCGCGCTGCGGCTGCGGCCCGATCCGGCGGGGGTACGCGGCGCGATCCTGCTGTCGGGCCTCTATGGCTTCACGCCGCTCGATGAGCGCGACACGCTCTATTACGGCCCGGCATCGGATTATCCGACGCGCCGGCCGCTCGCGGCGATGGTCGACACGGCATTGCCGCTGCTCCTCGCCTGCGCCGAATATGATCCGCCGCGCTTCCAGGAGGAATTGGTCTCGCTGCTCGCCGCCCGGCTCGCCCGGCACGGCACGCTGCCGGCGACGCGCATCCTGTCCGGCCACAACCATTTCAGCCTCGCTTATCACATCGGCGGCCGGGACACGCGGCTGGCCGAGGCGATGCTCGCCTTCATCGCCGATGTCGCGAGCGACCATCCCAAGGAGCCCCTGCCATGA
- a CDS encoding alpha/beta hydrolase: MWKHLLAAAALLAPTMLAAQPAGPRFRLERIAPPSSAGAIPLYPAGSPPKPQAAENWDTLIGDFPDGTHMSGRIVRNVSEPTITPVLPDPAKATGAAVLVAPGGAFLSLSMDSEGFQIAHWLADHGVAAFVLKYRLNPTPTDDQAFMRVVAERMAPVAATGEVADISEPRAPQDALRALALLRSRAAGWRIDPARVGMIGFSAGAMTTLQAVLTGSGADRPAFFGYIYGPMRAIAVPAGAPPMFAALALDDPLFGRQGFGIVEAWHKAGVPVELHAYTHGDHGFGMGRPGTTTTLVLDEFRLWLATQGFLGKAK, from the coding sequence ATGTGGAAGCATCTGCTCGCCGCGGCCGCCTTGCTCGCGCCTACCATGCTGGCGGCGCAGCCCGCCGGCCCCCGCTTCCGGCTGGAGCGGATCGCGCCGCCGAGCAGCGCCGGTGCGATCCCGCTCTACCCCGCAGGATCGCCGCCCAAGCCGCAGGCGGCCGAAAACTGGGATACGCTGATCGGCGACTTTCCGGACGGGACGCACATGAGCGGCCGGATCGTGCGCAATGTCAGCGAGCCGACGATCACGCCCGTTTTGCCCGATCCGGCGAAGGCGACCGGCGCGGCGGTGCTGGTCGCGCCGGGGGGTGCCTTCCTGTCGCTGTCGATGGATAGCGAGGGCTTCCAGATCGCGCATTGGCTCGCCGATCATGGCGTCGCCGCCTTCGTCCTCAAATACCGGCTCAACCCTACCCCCACCGACGACCAGGCGTTCATGCGCGTGGTGGCGGAGCGGATGGCCCCGGTCGCCGCGACGGGCGAGGTGGCGGATATCTCGGAGCCGCGCGCACCCCAGGATGCACTGCGCGCGCTCGCGCTGCTGCGCAGCCGCGCGGCCGGGTGGCGGATCGATCCCGCGCGGGTCGGCATGATCGGCTTTTCGGCGGGTGCGATGACGACGCTGCAGGCCGTCCTCACCGGTTCAGGCGCGGACCGCCCGGCCTTCTTCGGCTATATTTACGGCCCGATGCGCGCCATCGCGGTGCCGGCGGGCGCGCCGCCGATGTTCGCGGCGCTCGCGCTCGACGATCCTCTTTTCGGCCGTCAGGGTTTCGGCATCGTCGAGGCGTGGCACAAGGCCGGCGTGCCGGTCGAGTTGCACGCCTACACGCATGGCGATCACGGCTTCGGCATGGGCCGCCCCGGTACGACCACGACGCTCGTGCTCGACGAGTTCCGCCTGTGGCTGGCGACGCAGGGCTTTCTGGGGAAGGCGAAGTGA
- a CDS encoding LysR family transcriptional regulator, with translation MTMDPRLLRIFLAVCQDGSISAAARRLSVAQPSVSVAVAQLERSVGGELLVRGRKGVTLTPAGEALMRRAEMMEALLRDADEAVRLARMGLAGPLRVGGTPGALVSLVPAAIARMRPDERMSLHVIERSDAQLIDLLRRGEIEIALVTTGVQSPPDDIEETSLARDPFALIVGRVHTELGPSVSLAALERFTWVLPRVAGAFHRQIEALFLAAETPMPLDVIRCDSLLTSKEIVRRSARVTVLPRGVVAPELAMGVLRAIPIADVELNRSIGMRTLRGRPLSDLAQRFSAALVEE, from the coding sequence ATGACGATGGATCCCCGTCTTCTCCGTATCTTCCTCGCGGTTTGCCAGGATGGCTCGATCAGCGCCGCCGCGCGCCGGCTCAGCGTGGCGCAACCCTCGGTATCGGTCGCGGTCGCCCAGCTCGAGCGCAGCGTCGGCGGCGAGCTGCTGGTTCGCGGGCGCAAGGGCGTGACCCTCACCCCCGCTGGCGAGGCGCTGATGCGGCGCGCCGAGATGATGGAGGCGTTGCTGCGCGATGCCGACGAAGCGGTGCGACTGGCCCGGATGGGGCTGGCCGGGCCGCTGCGCGTCGGCGGCACGCCCGGCGCGCTGGTCAGCCTCGTGCCCGCCGCCATCGCCCGCATGCGACCCGACGAGCGGATGAGCCTGCACGTCATCGAACGATCCGACGCGCAGCTGATCGATCTGCTCCGCCGCGGCGAGATCGAGATCGCGCTCGTCACCACCGGCGTCCAGTCGCCGCCCGACGACATCGAGGAAACGAGCCTCGCGCGCGACCCGTTCGCGCTGATCGTCGGCCGTGTACACACCGAATTGGGGCCGAGCGTGTCGCTCGCCGCGCTCGAGCGTTTTACCTGGGTGCTGCCGCGCGTCGCCGGCGCTTTTCACCGTCAGATCGAGGCGCTGTTCCTCGCCGCGGAGACGCCGATGCCGCTCGACGTGATCCGGTGCGACTCGCTGCTCACCTCGAAGGAAATCGTGCGTCGCAGCGCCCGGGTGACGGTACTGCCGCGTGGGGTGGTGGCGCCCGAACTGGCGATGGGCGTGCTGCGCGCCATTCCGATCGCCGATGTCGAACTCAATCGCAGCATCGGCATGCGCACATTGCGCGGCCGCCCGCTGAGCGATCTCGCCCAGCGCTTCAGCGCGGCGCTGGTCGAAGAATAG